CCGTCGTCGTGTCCAACGGTCGCGAGGCCCTCGACCTGCTCGCAAAACAGGAATTCGACCTCGTGCTCATGGATTGCCAGATGCCCGAGATGGACGGCCTCGCCGCGACCCGCGCGATCCGGCAGCGGGAAAACTCCTCGGGCGGGCGCCGCATGCCGATCATCGCGCTCACGGCCGGTGTCGCTGACATGAACCAGCAGACCTGCCTCGCCGCCGGCATGGACGACTACATGTCCAAGCCCGTGCGCTGGGAGCACCTGCCGCGCGTCCTTCAAAATCACCTGCCTCCGGGCAGCTTCGCCGCCGCATGAGCTCCCACGCCTCCCGCTTTCGAATCCTCGTCATCGACGACACCCCGGCCATCCACGAGGATTTCCGGAAGATCCTCACGCCGGGCACGAATTCCGCCCCGCAGCTGGAAACGCTCGCCGCCACCATCTTCGGTCAAAGCAGCCCCGCCGCCGCGCCCGTGTGCTTCGAGATGGACACCGCGGTGCAGGGCCAGACCGGCCTCGCGCTGGTGCAGGACGCCGTCGGCGAGGGCCGGCCCTATGCACTCGCCTTCGTGGACATGCGCATGCCGCCCGGCTGGGACGGCCTCGAGACCATCCGCCACCTCTGGGCCGCCGACCCCAACCTGCAGGTCGTGATCTGCACCGCCTACTCGGACCACAGCTGGTCCACGATTACCGAACGGCTCGGACACTCGGACAACCTGCTCATTCTCAAGAAACCCTTCGATCACGTCGAGGTCCTCCAGCTCACCCACGCGCTCACCCGCAAATGGCGGCTCGCCCGCGACGTGGAGGCCAACGTCGCCCAGCTCGACGAACTGCTCCGCCACCGCACCGAAGCCCTCCGCGGCGCCGAGGAGGGTTTTACCGCGGCGTTCGACGCCAGCCCGCACGCGCAGGCCATCGTGACCCTCGACCAGCCCGAGGTGCTGGCCGTGAACAACGCCTTCGAGCGCATCATGGGCCTGCCCCGCTCCGCCGTGCTCGGCCTGACTCCGGAGAACTTCGGCCGTGGCTTCGATCCCGGCCGCTGGCACGCGCTGCTCGGGCGCCTGGGTTCCGGCATGCCGGTGGACGACCACGCCTGCCTCTACCAACCCGACGCCAAGACCCGGCGCGAGCTTCGTTGCTCGGCCCGCCCGCTCACCATCCGCGGCCGGCGCTGCTCCATCTGGGTGCTGCGCGACGTGACCGAGCAGGTAGAAACCGAGCGCCAGCTGCGCCAGGCGCAAAAGATGGAGGCCATCGGCCAGCTCGCGGCCGGCGTGGCCCACGATTTCAACAACCTGCTCACGATCATTCAGGGCTACACATCCGAGGTGCTCGCCCTGCACCCGGCCGGCGAGACGCGCCAGATGCTCGAGCCGGTGCAGGCGGCCGCCATCCGTGCGGCCAATCTCACGCGGCAGCTGCTGATTTTCAGCCGCAAGGAAGTGGTCCAGCCGCAGGAACTCGACCTCGTCGGCGTGCTCGGCGAACTCCGTCCGCTGCTGCGCCGCCTCATCGGCCCGCACATCGTCTTCAAGTGTACCCTCCCCGCCCGCCTCGCTCCCGTGATGGCCGACCCGGCCAATGTCGAGCAGGTGATTGTCAACCTCGTCGTGAACGCCCGCGATGCCATGCCGCAGGGCGGTCGCATTGAGGTCTCCGCGCGCGCGTTGCATCTCGCCCCCGGCTCCGCCCAACTCCAGTCCGGCTCCGCCGCCGGCGACTATATCGAAATCGCCGTGTCCGACACCGGCACCGGCATCAGTCCCGAGGTTTTGCCCCGCATCTTCGAACCGTTCTTCACGACCAAAGAGGCCGGCAAGGGCACCGGGCTTGGCCTCTCCACCGTCTATTCCATCGTGCGTCAGCAGGGTGGTTGGATCCGCGTGGACAGCACGGTCGGCCAGGGCACGACCTTTTTCATCTACCAGCCGGTGGCCGTGGCGCCCGCCGTCCCGGAGGGCTCCGTCGAAACCGTGCCGGGCTGCACCGCCCCCGCCACCGAGGGACCGCGCCATGTGCTCGTGGTCGAGGACGACCCCGCCGTGAAATCGCTGCTCTCCGGCATCCTGCGCCGCCGCGGCATCCCGCACACGCTCGCCGACGACGGCGTCATCGCTCTCCAGATCTGGCGCAGCACGCTCCTGCCCTTCGATTTGGTCGTCTCCGACATCCTCATGCCCAACGGCGTGAACGGCATCGAACTCGCCCGTAAGCTGCGCGAACAGAACCCGCAGCTCAGCATCATCCTCACCTCCGGTTTCAGTGAGCTGCTCGCCGACCCGGCCAACCTGAACCTGCCCGGTGGCCCGCCCAAGGTGCTGCTGAAACCCTTCGCGCCCGAGGAACTGGTGTCCGCCATGCTGGAAGCCTGCGCCACGCCCGTGGCCTGACGCCGCAACGCGTGACTGTTGTAGCGGCGGTCTATGACCGCCGTCGATCATCTCACCATGCCCCACGGTGGTCATAGACCGCCGCTACAGTTTTTCGATTTCCCCGCGAGTGCCTTCGGGCAGAGCCCGCAAATCCCTTCTTCCCCTGCTCCGTGTGTTCCGTGTATTCCGTGGTCACACCATGTCCTCCCCCGTCCTCAACCAGGCCGCTCGCATCCTGAAGCTCGTGCAGGCCGGCACGCCCGCCGACCAGGCGCTGCGCGAGTCGCTCACTCAGGATCGCCACTTCACCGATCCGGCCGGCCGCCGCGCCGTGAGTCGTGCGGTCTTCGTGTACTTCCGTTGGTGGCACTGGCTCAACCCGAAGGACTCGCTCCAAAAACAGACCGAAGCCGCACTGACCTTGCAGGACCGCTTCGACAAAAACCCCGCCAGCATCAAGGCCGAAGCCCTCGCCGCCCGCGCTGTGCCCGACTGGCTGAAGAACGAGATCGTCCTGCCGGTTGAAACCCTGCGCCAGTTCCAGCGCGACCCCGTCCTCTGGATCCGCACCCGCTCCGGCTCCGGCGAATCCGTCGCCCAGCGCCTCGGCCACTGCAC
The DNA window shown above is from Oleiharenicola lentus and carries:
- a CDS encoding response regulator, coding for MSSHASRFRILVIDDTPAIHEDFRKILTPGTNSAPQLETLAATIFGQSSPAAAPVCFEMDTAVQGQTGLALVQDAVGEGRPYALAFVDMRMPPGWDGLETIRHLWAADPNLQVVICTAYSDHSWSTITERLGHSDNLLILKKPFDHVEVLQLTHALTRKWRLARDVEANVAQLDELLRHRTEALRGAEEGFTAAFDASPHAQAIVTLDQPEVLAVNNAFERIMGLPRSAVLGLTPENFGRGFDPGRWHALLGRLGSGMPVDDHACLYQPDAKTRRELRCSARPLTIRGRRCSIWVLRDVTEQVETERQLRQAQKMEAIGQLAAGVAHDFNNLLTIIQGYTSEVLALHPAGETRQMLEPVQAAAIRAANLTRQLLIFSRKEVVQPQELDLVGVLGELRPLLRRLIGPHIVFKCTLPARLAPVMADPANVEQVIVNLVVNARDAMPQGGRIEVSARALHLAPGSAQLQSGSAAGDYIEIAVSDTGTGISPEVLPRIFEPFFTTKEAGKGTGLGLSTVYSIVRQQGGWIRVDSTVGQGTTFFIYQPVAVAPAVPEGSVETVPGCTAPATEGPRHVLVVEDDPAVKSLLSGILRRRGIPHTLADDGVIALQIWRSTLLPFDLVVSDILMPNGVNGIELARKLREQNPQLSIILTSGFSELLADPANLNLPGGPPKVLLKPFAPEELVSAMLEACATPVA